In one Nicotiana tomentosiformis chromosome 6, ASM39032v3, whole genome shotgun sequence genomic region, the following are encoded:
- the LOC138894522 gene encoding uncharacterized protein — MTPNELNYSPIEKLCLALVFSIQKLKLYFQAHVVRLVSIANPIKFVMSKHVLSDRLARWYLQFQQFEIVYIPQKAIKGQALVDFLADHPIPDDWELTDELPDEDVMVIEVQPPRKMYFDGAAHHSGVGAGVVFVTSQGEVLPYSFTLMQLCSNNVAEYQSLILGLTMVVEMKRLQLKVFGDSQLMVNQLLGSYEVKKPELHPYHDYAKNLMGWLSDVTIQHVPRKENKKVDALAALASSLTLLDQAQVTVYQKWVVPPPNEAEGEKNEPKHLVVVSEVKKRRMATTHYRLLMLWDTSRKSEEND; from the coding sequence atgacaccaaatgagctgaattattcgccaattgaaaagttatgtttggcgctagtcttctcaatccaaaagttgaagctctactttcaagctcatgtcgtTCGTTTGGTTTCTAtagcaaatcccatcaagttcgtgatgtcaaaacatgtccttagtgatcgactagcaaggtggtacctccagtttcaacaatttgaaatcgtgtacatccctcaaaaggctataaaaggacaAGCGCTAGTggacttcttggcagatcaccctatacctgatgattgggagctaactgacGAACTACCTGATGAGGACGTGATGGTTATTGAAGTTCAACCTCCAAGGAAGATGTATTTTGATGGTGCTGCACATCATAGTGGCGTTGGTGCTggtgtagtatttgtcacttctcaaggtgaagttctACCCTACTCCTTTACATTGATGCAACTCTGCTCTAACAACGTTGCTGAGTATCAATCACTAATACTTGGGCTCACAATGGTTGTCGAGATGAAGCGGTTGCAATTGAAAGTCTTTGGTGACTCCCAGTTAATGGTCAATCAGCTTctaggtagttacgaggtcaagaagCCTGAACTACACCCATATCATGATTACGCTAAAAATTTAATGGGGTGGCTCAGTGATGTGACTATTCAGcatgtgccaaggaaagaaaataagaaggttgatgctttagctgccctagcttcatcgttaacTCTACttgatcaagcgcaagttactgtctaccaaaaatgggtagtaccacCGCCAAATGAGGCTGAAGGTGAAAAAAATGAACCCAAGCATCTTGTCGTTGTTTCTGAAGTTAAGAAAagaagaatggcgacaacccattatcgactacttatgctatgggatacttccagaaaatcCGAGGAGAATGACTGA